One Clarias gariepinus isolate MV-2021 ecotype Netherlands chromosome 18, CGAR_prim_01v2, whole genome shotgun sequence genomic window carries:
- the LOC128507063 gene encoding interferon-induced protein 44-like isoform X2, with translation MGGNVPSSQAKSENVPESIPPKVENELSHGPPEFDKEWRKMHWDKKPEIEQKLRDFKISNPNVPYVRILIVGEVGVGKSSFINSVNNAFQGRITCEALTATGSGKSFTTTYKTHYIEGEDGSTFPFVFNDIMGLESEEGGVQSQDIATAVQGFIQEGYKFNPVAALSPKDHGYRSDPALEEQTFCLVNILAADKVALMNKTVIEKMKYIRDEAKKLDMPQLIVMTRPDLACPLVKEDLRKIYTSKKIKEKMQMCSNLLGIPMNFIFPVKNYHEEIDTDDDMDLLILKALDQIVYIANDTMKKKCRKVGEKLE, from the exons GAAAATGTGCCTGAATCCATACCTCCAAAGGTAGAAAATGAACTTTCACATGGCCCACCAG AATTTGATAAGGAATGGAGGAAAATGCATTGGGA TAAAAAGCCTGAAATTGAACAGAAACTAAGGGACTTTAAGATCAGCAATCCAAACGTCCCATATGTCAGGATTCTGATTGTTGGTGAAGTTGGAGTAGGAAAGTCCAGTTTTATAAACTCAGTCAATAATGCTTTCCAAGGACGAATCACATGTGAGGCTCTGACTGCTACAGGATCTGGAAAGAGTTTCACAACAACT TACAAAACCCATTACATTGAAGGAGAGGATGGATCCACCTTCCCATTTGTCTTCAATGATATCATGGGCCTTGAAAGTGAAGAAGGAGGAGTTCAATCCCAGGACATTGCCACAGCTGTGCAGGGGTTTATTCAGGAAGGATACAAA TTTAATCCTGTGGCAGCACTATCTCCGAAAGATCATGGGTACAGAAGCGACCCAGCACTTGAAGAACAAACCTTCTGCCTGGTCAACATTTTAGCAGCAGACAAAGTAGCACTGATGAATAAAACCGTCATTGAAAAGATGAAATACATTCGTGATGAGGCTAAAAAACTGG ATATGCCACAATTAATCGTCATGACAAGACCAGATTTAGCATGCCCACTGGTTAAAGAAGACTTAAGAAAGATCTACACAAGCAAGAAGATCAAAGAAAAG ATGCAAATGTGCAGTAATCTGCTGGGGATTCCCATGAATTTCATCTTCCCTGTGAAGAACTACCATGAGGAGATAGACACCGATGATGACATGGATCTTCTCATTCTTAAGGCCCTTGATCAGATTGTGTACATCGCCAATGACACGATGAAGAAAAAATGCCGTAAGGTTGGGGAAAAACTTGAGTAA